CAAATGTAGTGGATTTTTCTTCCTCTTTGCTTGAGCATGCAGTTGTTCCATACTTGTGCATGTGCTTGTTGCATTTTTTCATTGAATAATTGTATTGTCAAATTTCTTTATCTTTCTCTCTTGTTAGGATTGTTAATTAGTATCTCTTTTTAGCCGTTGCAAACATAAAGTGGACTCACTGCCTTTACTTCACCTAAACCTCTGAGCTTAGCAATATGACTCTACAACCTGTTAGGTAGCTGATCCAATGTGCGATTGTCTTTATTGTTAGGGTTCTCAAGTATCTGGTTCAAAAGATATCTGAAGTTTAAAATGTTCAAATTATGGTCTTGGGGAATTGATACTTtgctttatttattgatttagtTCTTCTTCCATGTAGATGTTAGTCAAGTTATCAACTTTGAGGGGAATGCCAGGCAACTTGGATCACATTCTTctccaaaaaaaattgagttgAGGCCACATTCTAGTTCCCATGTAGAAGATAGCATCGTTAGTTCCAAATATTCTGGTCCTTCAAACGAACTATTCAAAAAGGAGGATGAATCATGTACGCATTCTGAGGATTCAAAGTGTATCAAATCAGTAGAGCATTTGATTACTTCTGGAAACAATGGGAGTCAAGAGTCCATTGTCAGAAAGGGCGCAGACGAATTTATGATGACGGAAACCTCTGCAGAAGGAAGCAGGCCCGACAACATTAGCAAGGTTCATTTTTGTAATACTGAAGCCATGGCTGCCGATACCAACAGTCAGCTTACTAATTTGGCATCTAATGCCTTAGCAATGAAAGACCAAGATATGGAGCCTAATACTAATATCAGTTTTCAGGAAGAAGTGAAGTCAATGGAGAAGAGGTCAGAGGATTATAAGGAGGAAACTACATCAAGGTGTGGTGATACTCGCTCAagtctttcaatttctttttttaccTTCATACTGCTGGGCCTTTTTCCTTTCATCATATCTTCCTCATTTTGAATATCTTTTCAGTTTGATTTTGACTTTGGTGTTACTACCAATTCCTTCTTTGTGCAAACTTTAGGTTTTCCAGATCAATTACTTCAGAGATAAGGACTCAAAATCTGTGCCCTTCTGCTGaattgagggatcaaagcaAAATCCCAGCAGTTATATGTGATTTTTTTGCTAAAGGGTGGTGCATTAGGGGCAGTGCATGTAGGTTCCTTCATATAAACAATAAAGCAGACAACGCACTGGAGGGAGAAACAGAAGCTGCATGTTTCTCAAAAAGTGAACAGTTTGACGAAGGTATATTATGTTCCTCATAATATAAATGTTGATGCACCTTCTTGGTTATGCTATTTATAAAATCGGTCTTGCCCCTTCTGTATCAGGTTTAAAAAACTTCATGGAAAAGCCAAAATTGTCTAGTAATCATGACCTAGTGGTTTCCTCAATAAGAAATGATGCTACTTATTCTCGTGATTTCTCATTGGAAAAAATCTTTGAATCAAAAAATGAAGAAAGCCAAAGATTGTATCGATTCGATGACAAAGACAAATCATCATCATTTCAGCAAGAAGGTCTTGGGTTTTTTTCCTCTAAGGATGCAGGTATAAAAAATCATAGACACGATTGGCACTCTGCTGATCATGGAAGCTATGTCTCTCCAATCAATAGAGGTAGCTCTCCTTCGTTGAAGAACAGCTTGCTTCCTGAACGTAGATCTTATTTGAGTGGGTCAGCTGCAGCGGACAGCAGTTACCATGGCTTGAATTCCTCATCTTATTCAAGCAGCCTAGAGAATCAAATATATATTAGAAGTTGTTCTATGCGTCGTTCGCTACCATCTCACCATATCTCAGCTTGGACAGGATCATCATTTTCTTTTGGTTCCTCTTTGAATACAGGTCCTTTTGGTTCTGAGAAGCTTATGAGAAATGATACAGATTATAATGCTTCGAGACCATGTTCTTTACTGCAAAGTGGTTCTCCACTCTCTAATCCTGATAGGGGAATTTTACCTTTACCTAGTAACCATAAACGAAATTGGCACGCTGCTGATTATGGAAGCTGTCTCTCTCCCATTAATAGAGGTAGTTCTCCTTCACTGCAGAACAGCTTGCTTCCTGAACGTAGATCTTATTTGAGTGGCTCAGCTGCAACCCTAAGCAATTACCGGGGCTTGAATCGCTCTTCCTGTTCAAGCAGCTTAGAGAATCAAATATATATCAGAAGTCTATCAGTGCAAGGGACAAAAATCGATGATTCTCTTTCAAGTAGTCGTACGTTGCCATCTCACCATATCTCGGCTTGGACTGGATCATCATTTCCTTTTGGTTCCTCTTTGAATATTAGTCCTTTTGATTCTCAAAAGCTGTTGGCAAATGATAAAGATCATCATGCTTCTAGATCATGTTCTTTACTGCAAAGTGCTTCTCCACTGTCTGGTTCTGATAGAGAAAATGTACCTTTAACTGGTCTATCTGGGGATCTGTTGTGCTATGCAAAACATAAAGAGAAAATTTCATCTAATACCTGGGAACAGTCTTTACCTTTCCAGCCATCTTCTATTATGACACCTACGCTGGCAGCCGCTTCTGGTAACCAGTATGACCATATTGATTTGCCTACTGCTTGCTACAGAGTGCCCTTTAAATTTTCTTATGGTAGTCATGGGACATCCAGTGTTGATATAAATCAACCTACAGATAGCAAATCATTAGAAAGCCGGGCCCATGGCCCTCAAAATGATACATATGGTACTGGAACGGTGACAAAAGCAAACTGTGTGGTTAATGGGGAAAATGGGAGCATGGCTGATGAAGAAATTGATTCAAGCACTGTGCATCAAAAAGATGTTCCAAATGCAAGCACAGTCAATGTTGCTTGTGATTCTACAAGGCAAGATGATGGTCCCAGACACAAAAGGGTCAAGGTAGAAAGAGTGAGGCAGAACGGTGAAATAGAGGTTGACAAAAAGTCAGATGGAGAATCAAAAGCCACAAGACATTTCCGTGCTGCTTTGGTTGATGTGGTCAAGGAATTGTTGAAACCGACTTGGCGTGAGGGCCATCTCAGCAAGGATGCACATAACACAATAGTTAGAAAGGCAGTTGAGAAGGTTGTTGGCAGCTTGGAGCCCCATCAGATTCCAAGTACGATGGAATCGATTAAGCTATATCTTTCTTCATCTCAGCCTAAACTTGCAAAACTTGTTGAGGTGAGTGTCATAATTCAAGAGATAATATGTACTTGAGGAGCTGATAGATGTTAGATTTTGGAAGTTGTCTGTGCTTGGAATTTGATGGTTGTTTTTTTTACGTGCAGGGATATTGTGCAAAGTATGGGAAATCTTGACATCTTGGACCAAATCCCTTTGTTTTCCTTTTACATAGTTGCCTCTACTTCTAGTGATTTGAAAATTCGCAACACTATGTTTGAGGCATATTTATAACTGAGGTTGAGGTGGAATGTCaaggattttttttatcagatGCTTATCTTTGTGGttgagtgtttttttttttttttttttttataatgaagTTGCACATATTTACTCAACCTCTTTGGAATAAGATATAGAAGTTATGTTTGCAGTTAATTTGTTAATGTGGCATAAAGTTTGTCTTCTCATTCACTGACTACATGCAAACTACTTGTATGTATAAATTAGCTGGGTTCTAAAAGCTTAGGCTAATAGTTATTGTTGCTTTCCCCATTCATTTTGTATTTTACATTAGCTTCTTGCAGTCCCCCATGGCGCATTAGAGTGTCCCCCTCTTCTTTTATTAGGCATATGAGGATGATAACACACAGATCATAATTTCATTTgctttatataatattttgtttGACCTTTAGCACTCTATTTTGTAAATACTTCATAAGTTGAAAATACTTTGTGAATGGCTTTTTAGAAGGCAGCCTGA
The sequence above is drawn from the Euphorbia lathyris chromosome 6, ddEupLath1.1, whole genome shotgun sequence genome and encodes:
- the LOC136233377 gene encoding uncharacterized protein isoform X1 yields the protein MPQSSSVTARSGDDDDNIRLAPSSSDRPDGVSDCNIAEEVEEQKRDGDGNDDDDEEEYEEIEVEVYEEIEEEVEVDDDEEGVEEEEEEEEAGGEKKVEEEEGEEEAEEQEEEEEEEEEEEEVEVEIEEEIEVEEEVEEEEEVEEEEEEEEEEEEEEEEEEEEEMDEEVEEEEDEDMPDTSKEANGNRSDVSQVINFEGNARQLGSHSSPKKIELRPHSSSHVEDSIVSSKYSGPSNELFKKEDESCTHSEDSKCIKSVEHLITSGNNGSQESIVRKGADEFMMTETSAEGSRPDNISKVHFCNTEAMAADTNSQLTNLASNALAMKDQDMEPNTNISFQEEVKSMEKRSEDYKEETTSRFSRSITSEIRTQNLCPSAELRDQSKIPAVICDFFAKGWCIRGSACRFLHINNKADNALEGETEAACFSKSEQFDEGLKNFMEKPKLSSNHDLVVSSIRNDATYSRDFSLEKIFESKNEESQRLYRFDDKDKSSSFQQEGLGFFSSKDAGIKNHRHDWHSADHGSYVSPINRGSSPSLKNSLLPERRSYLSGSAAADSSYHGLNSSSYSSSLENQIYIRSCSMRRSLPSHHISAWTGSSFSFGSSLNTGPFGSEKLMRNDTDYNASRPCSLLQSGSPLSNPDRGILPLPSNHKRNWHAADYGSCLSPINRGSSPSLQNSLLPERRSYLSGSAATLSNYRGLNRSSCSSSLENQIYIRSLSVQGTKIDDSLSSSRTLPSHHISAWTGSSFPFGSSLNISPFDSQKLLANDKDHHASRSCSLLQSASPLSGSDRENVPLTGLSGDLLCYAKHKEKISSNTWEQSLPFQPSSIMTPTLAAASGNQYDHIDLPTACYRVPFKFSYGSHGTSSVDINQPTDSKSLESRAHGPQNDTYGTGTVTKANCVVNGENGSMADEEIDSSTVHQKDVPNASTVNVACDSTRQDDGPRHKRVKVERVRQNGEIEVDKKSDGESKATRHFRAALVDVVKELLKPTWREGHLSKDAHNTIVRKAVEKVVGSLEPHQIPSTMESIKLYLSSSQPKLAKLVEGYCAKYGKS
- the LOC136233377 gene encoding uncharacterized protein isoform X2 produces the protein MPQSSSVTARSGDDDDNIRLAPSSSDRPDGVSDCNIAEEVEEQKRDGDGNDDDDEEEYEEIEVEVYEEIEEEVEVDDDEEGVEEEEEEEEAGGEKKVEEEEGEEEAEEQEEEEEEEEEEEEVEVEIEEEIEVEEEVEEEEEVEEEEEEEEEEEEEEEEEEEEEMDEEVEEEEDEDMPDTSKEANGNRSDVSQVINFEGNARQLGSHSSPKKIELRPHSSSHVEDSIVSSKYSGPSNELFKKEDESCTHSEDSKCIKSVEHLITSGNNGSQESIVRKGADEFMMTETSAEGSRPDNISKEEVKSMEKRSEDYKEETTSRFSRSITSEIRTQNLCPSAELRDQSKIPAVICDFFAKGWCIRGSACRFLHINNKADNALEGETEAACFSKSEQFDEGLKNFMEKPKLSSNHDLVVSSIRNDATYSRDFSLEKIFESKNEESQRLYRFDDKDKSSSFQQEGLGFFSSKDAGIKNHRHDWHSADHGSYVSPINRGSSPSLKNSLLPERRSYLSGSAAADSSYHGLNSSSYSSSLENQIYIRSCSMRRSLPSHHISAWTGSSFSFGSSLNTGPFGSEKLMRNDTDYNASRPCSLLQSGSPLSNPDRGILPLPSNHKRNWHAADYGSCLSPINRGSSPSLQNSLLPERRSYLSGSAATLSNYRGLNRSSCSSSLENQIYIRSLSVQGTKIDDSLSSSRTLPSHHISAWTGSSFPFGSSLNISPFDSQKLLANDKDHHASRSCSLLQSASPLSGSDRENVPLTGLSGDLLCYAKHKEKISSNTWEQSLPFQPSSIMTPTLAAASGNQYDHIDLPTACYRVPFKFSYGSHGTSSVDINQPTDSKSLESRAHGPQNDTYGTGTVTKANCVVNGENGSMADEEIDSSTVHQKDVPNASTVNVACDSTRQDDGPRHKRVKVERVRQNGEIEVDKKSDGESKATRHFRAALVDVVKELLKPTWREGHLSKDAHNTIVRKAVEKVVGSLEPHQIPSTMESIKLYLSSSQPKLAKLVEGYCAKYGKS